DNA from Geobacter sulfurreducens PCA:
TCACGCCTATTTCGCGCCACTTCTTTGCAACCATCCGGAGCAGGGACCAGGCGTGCACCAGGGTTCCCGACAGGATGAAAATACCGGCCAGCCTGGTCTGTTCTTCGCTGAGCATGACGCACGAGACGATGCCGACTACGATCATGGAGGCAAACCAAGCGAGCTCCGGCCCCTTGAAGGGGTTCTCCATGAGGGTCAAAAAGTCGACGTAGTAGCGGGTCAGCCCCTTTGCCTTGCGCAGAAACTCGCCCACCTCATCCCCTGCATATTTGAGATAGGCATAGGACAGGAAGCGTTCCGCAGCACGCGTTTTTCCCTTCTCCATCCTTTCGTGCACGTATTTATCGATGGCTTCGTCGATCACTGTAGTGTCCATGGTCCCTCCCGCGGAGTATGGCGTTTTCTTGCGGGGCATGCCGGGTAGCCTGGAAGCCGGAGCATTGGCCTGCTCCGGTGAATGACTGTCGATTGTTGGTTACCCTCGCCCGGAATGCCGTGGCTGTCTGTGATAATTCATAAAACGTGCCATCTGGCAGCCTTTGCGAGGGACACCAATGAATCCCCTTGCGACTTCGGGATCTCGGAGCCGTGTATATAATTTTACTACAGATTTCAGCGGGTGCATTGTGTCTAAATTGTTTGCGCGTTGTATCAAATTGGGAGGGGGACGGTTCGCGTACCGGCAGTCGGTTTAAAGGAGGGCCGAAAATTTCGCATTACTGCGAGCAGGTTGGACAAAATGCGAGGAGCATAAGGATCGTTGCCGACAAAAAAAGAGGACGGCAGTAGCCGTCCTCTTTTTTGACGAGCATGTCGTCGAGTCAGTTGAAAAATAGTCTGACACCGAAGGTGGCGGCAACGCCGCTGGGATCGAAATTGCCCGATTTTCCCCCCGGTGCGTCGATGTCCACTTCGGGAGCCACGACCCCTCTTACCTCGGCATTCAGGACGAGGTGCTTGGTCAGGAAGTAATCAAGTCCGCCGCAGAGGTGAACGCCGACGGTGGGGTCCACATCGGCCCCGCCCGGGCGATCGTAATCGCTGATGAGGATGTCGATGCCTCCCCCTGCATAGGGAGAGAGCTTCGGCTGCGGGGTGTCGAAGCGGTACTGGACTCCCATAGCGATGTTGGTCACCGAGAAGTCGCCCTGGTCGAGGCCGGACACCAGCTCTGCGCCGAATTTGGTATAGGTCACATCGACCTCTGCCGCCAGGTTGTCCGTGACCCCGTAGATCAGTCCACCGCCACCGAGGAACCCGGCGTCGGTCTCCAGTTTGTAGTTGTCGAAATCGCTGTCGCCGGGGAGGTAAAAGCCGATTTTGCCGGTGATCCCGAGTCGCCCCTTGATGTTTTCCGCCAACGCGGTACCGCTGCCGGCAGCGACGGTCAGAGTCAGGCAGAGCAGGGCAATAAGTCGTTTCATGTCGAGAAACCTCCATGTCGTGATCGCGACGCCGCTTGGCGCCGCGGTAGTTATCAGGCCATCTCGACGACGGCCTTGACCGCTTTTTCGATCCCCTCTGCCGCTTCCGAGATACGGTTGGCGAGCATGTAGGCGGGCGTGGTGACGATTTTGTTTTCCCGGTCAACGACGAACTCGGCAACCGGGCAGGAAACATGTTCGCTGCCTGTTTCCGTAATGGCGGCGGCGGTGCCGGCGTCGGTGCCAATGGTCACCTTCGGCTTGTAGTCGCGGCCGAGGGTGGCGGCGATAAGGGCCGGGGCGATGCAGATGGCTCCGATGGGTTTTTTGGCCACGGCCATCTCGCGGATGAGGCGGGCCACTTCCGGGTTGATGGTGGCCGCCGCCCCTTTCTCGGCAAAGGTGCACAGGTTCTTTGCCGCGCCGTAACCGCCGGGGAAGATAACGGCATCGAGTTCCACAGCCGACACATCCTTCACATCCCGAATCTTACCCCGGGCGATCCGCGCTGCCTCCACAAGTGCGTTGCGGGTGGCACCGGTTTCCTGGGAGGTGAGGTGGTTCACCTCGCGAAACTCCATGCTCGGGGCCATGCAGACCGCCTCGGCACCGTTGCGGTCGATGGCGAGGAGCGTCAGGACCGCCTCGTGGATCTCGCTACCGTCATAGACGCCGCAGCCGGAAAGAACAACACCGATCTTTTTCATGGGCTCCTCCTTCGTTGTCCTGGAATCGTAATGATGCGGGACGATATTCGGTGGGTGCAGCTTAAAGCGGCACTAATTGTAATCATTCCCCTTATCTTCCGCAAGCGCGATCGTCACGGCCCGCTCGTAGGTGGTGAGCGGGAAGGGGATGAAGTCGCGAATCCGGTTTTCGCGGCAGACGACCTCATTTTTCAACCCCTCGATGAGCGGAATGGCGATAGAGGGTCGTACCGGCGTGACAAGACCCACCCAGTAGGACGAAAGTCTGGGCGTCAGCACCGGCACTGACAGGATCATGGTGAATGTTTTCTCCACCCCTGCGAGCCGTTCCATCATCTCTCGATAGGTGAGGATGTCGGGGCCGCCGATGTCGAAGGTTTCGCCCGTGGTCCGCTCGTCCTCCAGGCAGCCGGTCAGGTAGCTGATGACGTCCCCCACGGCGATTGGCTGGCAGCGCGTGGAGACCCACCGGGGAGTGATCATGACCGGCAGGCGCTCCACCAGCGCCCGGATCATTTCGAAGGAAGCGCCACCGGCACCGATGATGATGGCTGCCCGCAGGAACGTGGTGCGGAATGAGCCCCGCCGCAGAATGGCGGCTACTTCGAGGCGGCTCGCCAAGTGTTCCGACAGATGATCGCCCGTCTCGCCGAGCCCCCCGAGGTAGATGGCCCGCCTCAGGCCCGCCCGGTTGCCCGCAGCCACAAAATGCTCCGCTGCCTCCCGGTCCCGCCGTTCAAACCCGGCTCGGCCGCCGGCCATGGAATGAACCAGGTAGAAGGCGGTGTCGATCCCCGCCAGGGCGGCATCGAGCCCTTCGCGGGTCAGGATGTCGCCCACCACGCGCTCTGCCCCGTCGGGAAGCGGGGCATCGGGCCGTCGGACGAGACAGCGCACCCGGTGGCCGCCGGCCAGTAGGGCCGACACGAGCCTCTTGCCGATAAATCCGGTTGCACCGGTGACCAATACGATCCCTTCTCCGGGGTTCATAAATTCCTCCTGGGCAGATGGCGGCGAAAATCTATCTATCTACCTATTGTACACGCTTCTGCCGTAAGACAAGGGCAGGCGGCTGTGGTATGGTTGTGGCGGGAGGAGGCGATGCGCAAAACGGAAGGTCCGTTCACGAGAGAGATAGCCTGCCAGCAGATCCTCATGGAGGATTCCTCTGTATTCTCGGTCCAGTGGACGACGGTACCCTCAGACCTCCGCCCGCGGCTTTCCGCTGAGTTTCTCCTCGAGCGGTATCTTGCCTACATCCGGCGCTTCACGCTTACCCTGATCCGGCCGATGGTCGCGGCGGACGGTATCGCCTTCCGTCTGGCCGGGACGCGCCGGAGCCTGATTCTCTTTACCCCGCCGGCACGACGGGAGGGTCCCGGCCATGAATCGCTCTCCCTCCGCATCTGCGGCGGATTCCTGGTTCAGGGCCGTCAGTGCGACCGCGGAGAGCTTTCGTTCATGCTGGATGACGACGTTTCCGGGGTGCGTCTCACTCTGCGACTGACCGACTACTGCCCGCTGCTGCTCGGGAGCAGTGAACCGTCGCGGCTTCGGAAATGGCTCTATCGCTTCACGCAGGCTTACATCCACAAAGTGGTGACGGTCCGTTTCCTGGCACGGGTATATGCTGACCTGGCCGGGGGCGGAGGGTGCGTGCGGGTGGTCCGGGCGAGGGTCCGGGAAGGCGAGGATCTGTAGCATCCCCGGCGGACCTGGTTGCAAAGCGGATGGCCCGTGCTAGGCTTTTTTCGTCAGAACCGAACACGAGGGAGGGACGCCATGAAAGAGCAGGACCGCACAGCGGTATGCAATCGCACCGAACACAAGGAAGAGAATGTCAGGGTCCGGAACGTGAAAACCGGCGAGATCGGCTTCACCTTCGGCTGCACCGAGGAGGGGGGAACCATTCAGGTTCGGCTGACGAATGGTCAGTTGGACAGCTGGGTGGCTGCTGACTGCGAGGAAGCGCCCGAGTAGGGGAGTGCCGTGGAAGGACGAAAGAGCAAGCGGCTGTCGGTGGAGGTGGGGTGCTGGCTCGTGGAAATGGACGGAGCCACCTGCCTCTACACCTTTGATCTGTCGGACGAGGGGGTGGCGGTCATTACGGAGGACCCGCTGCCGGTCGGGCGCAGCGTTATCCTCCAGTTTTTCACCCCCCGCTCGGCCAGTGCCGTGACCCTGAAGGCCCAGGTGGTCTGGAGCCGCCTGGAGCCGGAAGGGGCCATGGGCCTGCGGTTCGTGGAGATGGATGTCCGGGGCCGGGAGACGTTGCGTGAGTTCATGCGACTGCTGTTGGAGCAGCGGCAGCGGGAACGGCCCGTTCGTTAACCTTTCGGCCGGACCGGCTCAGTCCCGGGTATAGAGAACCGCCACTGCCCGGGCCCGTTCTTCTCCCACCGACACGTAGCCGTGGGGCTCCGAGGAATCGTAGTAGATGCTGTCGCCCGGCAGGAGCCGCATGACATCGCTACCGTAGTGGAATTCCAGCTCTCCGTCGAGCAGATAGATGAACTCGAAGCCATCGTGCCGGTAGAAGAAGCTGTCGCTCCAGTCGGTCAACTCGAACTCCACCAGGAAGGGTTCCATGGGCTTGTGCCTGATGCCTGGGGCCAGGGACCGGTAGATGTAGCCATGGGGCGCATCATTGCCTGAGCGCCGCCGGGTCGGCTGCTGCTGTGCTGCCCGGGTCAGCACCACTTTCTGCTGGTCTTCTTCCTCTTCGAAAAAGTAGTGGATGCCCACCTTCAGTCCTTTGGATATCTTGAGCAACGTGGCAATCGGAGGGGTGACCTGATCGTTTTCGATCTGGGAAAGAAGGGGTTTCGAGAGTCCCGAGAGCTCAGACAGTTCCTGGAGGGTGAGCCGCCGATCCTGACGGAGTTTTCTGATCTTGGCGCCGAGCCGCAATTCCTTGATCTGGGATTTGATATCGTCCACGATGAACTCCTCTCCTGCCCGTTATAGGTCAACTCCCGCGGGAGCGTCAAGTGCTAATCCGAATGGCCGCGGGGCGCGGCTCGGCGCCGAAAGGGCGTTGACATCCCCGGGCATATTGGCTACTCTTTCAAAGGGTTAGAGCGATCAGCTCTCATGAACCGGTATGAGCGAGGTTCTTTGCATGTTCGTCCGTCGTCTGCTACTGATATCGTTGGTCTTTGTCACAACTCTCACCGCCTGCTCGAAGAAGGAAGAAAAGCTCTTCTATGAGTCGGGCCGTGCCGACGCGCCGGTCAAGGAGGTTCCCAGAGACATCCTTGCCACCCAGCAGGCCTTCGTCGAGCTGGTCAAGAAGG
Protein-coding regions in this window:
- a CDS encoding GSU0071 family protein, with translation MDTTVIDEAIDKYVHERMEKGKTRAAERFLSYAYLKYAGDEVGEFLRKAKGLTRYYVDFLTLMENPFKGPELAWFASMIVVGIVSCVMLSEEQTRLAGIFILSGTLVHAWSLLRMVAKKWREIGVMIAIYREIIEIIERETSSLPSSAR
- a CDS encoding porin family protein encodes the protein MKRLIALLCLTLTVAAGSGTALAENIKGRLGITGKIGFYLPGDSDFDNYKLETDAGFLGGGGLIYGVTDNLAAEVDVTYTKFGAELVSGLDQGDFSVTNIAMGVQYRFDTPQPKLSPYAGGGIDILISDYDRPGGADVDPTVGVHLCGGLDYFLTKHLVLNAEVRGVVAPEVDIDAPGGKSGNFDPSGVAATFGVRLFFN
- the elbB gene encoding isoprenoid biosynthesis glyoxalase ElbB, which codes for MKKIGVVLSGCGVYDGSEIHEAVLTLLAIDRNGAEAVCMAPSMEFREVNHLTSQETGATRNALVEAARIARGKIRDVKDVSAVELDAVIFPGGYGAAKNLCTFAEKGAAATINPEVARLIREMAVAKKPIGAICIAPALIAATLGRDYKPKVTIGTDAGTAAAITETGSEHVSCPVAEFVVDRENKIVTTPAYMLANRISEAAEGIEKAVKAVVEMA
- a CDS encoding NAD(P)H-binding protein; this encodes MNPGEGIVLVTGATGFIGKRLVSALLAGGHRVRCLVRRPDAPLPDGAERVVGDILTREGLDAALAGIDTAFYLVHSMAGGRAGFERRDREAAEHFVAAGNRAGLRRAIYLGGLGETGDHLSEHLASRLEVAAILRRGSFRTTFLRAAIIIGAGGASFEMIRALVERLPVMITPRWVSTRCQPIAVGDVISYLTGCLEDERTTGETFDIGGPDILTYREMMERLAGVEKTFTMILSVPVLTPRLSSYWVGLVTPVRPSIAIPLIEGLKNEVVCRENRIRDFIPFPLTTYERAVTIALAEDKGNDYN
- a CDS encoding PilZ domain-containing protein encodes the protein MEGRKSKRLSVEVGCWLVEMDGATCLYTFDLSDEGVAVITEDPLPVGRSVILQFFTPRSASAVTLKAQVVWSRLEPEGAMGLRFVEMDVRGRETLREFMRLLLEQRQRERPVR
- a CDS encoding helix-turn-helix domain-containing protein, with protein sequence MDDIKSQIKELRLGAKIRKLRQDRRLTLQELSELSGLSKPLLSQIENDQVTPPIATLLKISKGLKVGIHYFFEEEEDQQKVVLTRAAQQQPTRRRSGNDAPHGYIYRSLAPGIRHKPMEPFLVEFELTDWSDSFFYRHDGFEFIYLLDGELEFHYGSDVMRLLPGDSIYYDSSEPHGYVSVGEERARAVAVLYTRD